From Flavipsychrobacter sp., a single genomic window includes:
- a CDS encoding NAD(P)H-dependent glycerol-3-phosphate dehydrogenase produces MNNILGQIGIIGNGSWGTAIAKILTDNNNKIYWWVRNEEAITNLKSRNHNPHYLTSVRFLPETIIPTNNLEEVVNTCDTLIICIPSAYTQSVLESIDLNQLKGKNIVSAVKGVLPDSNLLLNDHLSQYDWFDLQKYVSITGPCHAEEVADERISYLTLSGLNDDLTNSIATSFKNTYIYTTANHDIWGAQFAAVLKNVYAIGAGMAHALDYGDNFLSVYITNCYREMYRFLNAHFSKFHPSDERPDFHTSAYLGDLLVTCYSLHSRNRMLGTMLGKGYSVKNAILEMNMVAEGYYAARGMQAISKEIALDVPIAKAIYEVLWEGKSPAEMFLDLEITLS; encoded by the coding sequence TTGAACAATATATTAGGACAAATAGGCATTATCGGGAACGGTAGTTGGGGAACGGCAATAGCTAAAATCCTTACGGATAATAATAACAAAATATACTGGTGGGTAAGAAATGAAGAGGCCATAACAAACTTAAAAAGTAGAAATCATAACCCACACTATCTTACATCTGTTCGTTTTCTTCCTGAGACGATAATACCTACCAATAATCTTGAAGAAGTGGTAAATACTTGTGACACTTTAATAATATGCATCCCTTCTGCATATACACAGAGTGTACTTGAGAGTATTGACCTGAACCAGCTAAAAGGTAAAAACATAGTATCTGCGGTAAAAGGGGTGCTTCCCGATAGTAACTTATTGCTCAACGACCATCTTAGTCAATACGACTGGTTTGACCTACAGAAGTATGTATCCATTACAGGGCCATGCCATGCTGAAGAGGTAGCAGACGAACGTATCTCCTACCTGACCTTGTCGGGCCTCAACGACGACCTAACCAATAGTATCGCTACTAGCTTTAAAAACACTTATATATACACCACAGCCAACCATGATATATGGGGTGCACAGTTTGCCGCAGTACTTAAAAATGTATATGCTATAGGAGCAGGTATGGCACATGCGCTTGATTATGGCGACAACTTTTTAAGCGTATATATCACTAACTGCTACAGAGAAATGTATCGTTTCCTAAATGCACACTTTAGTAAATTTCACCCTTCTGACGAGAGACCTGATTTTCATACCAGTGCCTATCTTGGCGATTTGTTAGTTACATGCTATTCGCTACACAGTAGAAACCGTATGCTAGGTACCATGCTTGGCAAAGGCTACTCTGTTAAAAATGCAATACTGGAAATGAATATGGTTGCAGAGGGTTATTATGCAGCTAGAGGCATGCAAGCAATCTCTAAAGAGATTGCACTAGATGTTCCTATAGCCAAAGCTATATACGAGGTACTATGGGAAGGCAAGTCTCCTGCTGAGATGTTCCTTGATCTGGAAATAACATTATCATAA
- the trxA gene encoding thioredoxin, whose translation MFFKKKAPKLKAKMIDGSNFQEEVMNSDKIVFLDFWAPWCGPCRVIGPIVDELAEENKDNPIMIGKVNVDENPQISAQFRVQSIPTLVFMHKGKVIQQVSGMVPKPNLQEFINELLQKVA comes from the coding sequence ATGTTTTTTAAGAAGAAAGCGCCGAAGTTGAAGGCGAAAATGATAGATGGTAGCAACTTTCAAGAGGAAGTAATGAATAGTGATAAGATAGTATTTCTTGACTTTTGGGCACCTTGGTGTGGACCTTGTAGGGTTATAGGGCCTATTGTTGATGAATTGGCAGAAGAGAATAAAGACAACCCAATAATGATAGGTAAGGTAAATGTGGATGAAAACCCTCAAATATCAGCACAGTTTAGGGTACAGAGTATACCTACATTGGTGTTTATGCACAAGGGTAAGGTGATACAGCAAGTATCAGGCATGGTGCCAAAGCCCAACCTGCAGGAGTTTATCAATGAGTTGCTTCAAAAAGTAGCTTAG
- a CDS encoding YdeI/OmpD-associated family protein encodes MKPKFFKKPSDFGKWLAQNHDKKEELIVGYYKVATGKPSMTWSDSVDEALCYGWIDGIRRKHDEESYTIRFTPRRPKSIWSAVNLAKVEQLIKEKRMQPTGLAIYKNRSDNKMNGYSFEQKKEDIKLPKEFESLLKKNKKAWTFFQSQAPYYQKTATWWVISAKREETRQKRLGELIKDSEMGLRVKPLRR; translated from the coding sequence ATGAAGCCTAAGTTTTTTAAAAAGCCTTCCGACTTTGGGAAATGGCTCGCACAAAATCATGATAAAAAAGAAGAACTCATAGTAGGGTACTATAAAGTAGCCACGGGCAAACCGAGTATGACATGGTCTGACTCTGTAGACGAAGCGCTATGCTATGGGTGGATAGATGGTATCAGACGAAAGCATGATGAAGAGAGTTATACTATCAGGTTCACGCCGCGTAGACCTAAAAGTATATGGAGTGCAGTAAACCTTGCCAAAGTAGAGCAGTTGATAAAGGAGAAGCGTATGCAACCTACAGGTCTTGCCATATACAAGAATAGGTCGGATAATAAAATGAATGGCTACTCTTTTGAACAAAAGAAAGAAGATATAAAGCTCCCTAAAGAATTTGAGTCTTTATTGAAAAAGAATAAAAAGGCATGGACGTTTTTCCAGTCTCAAGCACCATATTATCAAAAAACGGCTACTTGGTGGGTTATAAGCGCTAAAAGGGAGGAAACAAGACAGAAAAGGCTTGGAGAATTAATAAAAGACTCTGAAATGGGGCTAAGGGTAAAGCCTTTAAGGAGGTAG
- a CDS encoding AIR synthase-related protein, translating into MSDNNRYNQRGVSAQKEDVHKAVAKLDKGLFPNAFCKIYPDFWGGDDAFCNLMHADGAGTKSILAYMYWKETGDMSVWQGIAIDSIVMNIDDMLCVGATGPFTYSSTIGRNKHLIPGEVISALINGTQAYFDRLRDYDIDIKFLGGETADVGDVVRTVIVDGTMACRMRRDKLVTTEKMQAGDVLVSLASYGQATYEDEYNSGMGSNGLTSARHEMLHKEYATKYPESVDPNLPDEVVYNGNYKLTDSTETTLDVGKMILSPTRTYAPVILKVLAEHFDKIHGIIHCSGGGQSKCLHYLPKALRVVKDNLLPIPPLFRMIQESAGTDWKEMYQVFNMGQRLEIFTDRETAESIIEISKGFNIDAQISGYVEEAEQKEVVIKSEHGTFTYN; encoded by the coding sequence ATGTCTGATAATAATAGATACAACCAAAGAGGTGTTTCCGCTCAAAAGGAAGATGTACATAAAGCTGTAGCAAAGTTAGATAAGGGGCTGTTCCCCAATGCGTTTTGTAAAATATATCCTGATTTTTGGGGTGGAGATGACGCTTTTTGCAATTTGATGCATGCTGATGGGGCCGGTACAAAATCGATATTAGCCTATATGTACTGGAAAGAGACGGGTGATATGAGTGTATGGCAGGGTATTGCTATTGACTCAATAGTGATGAATATTGATGACATGCTTTGTGTAGGGGCAACAGGTCCCTTTACCTATTCTTCAACAATAGGTAGAAATAAGCATCTTATTCCGGGTGAGGTTATATCAGCATTGATCAATGGTACACAAGCATATTTTGACAGGCTTCGTGACTATGATATAGACATTAAGTTTTTAGGTGGTGAAACTGCAGATGTAGGTGATGTGGTAAGAACTGTGATAGTAGACGGGACTATGGCTTGCCGTATGCGTAGGGATAAGCTGGTGACCACTGAAAAAATGCAAGCTGGTGATGTGTTAGTATCCTTGGCCAGCTACGGGCAGGCTACTTATGAAGATGAGTATAATAGTGGAATGGGTAGCAACGGACTGACCAGTGCAAGACATGAAATGCTACATAAAGAGTATGCTACAAAATATCCTGAAAGTGTAGATCCTAATTTGCCTGATGAGGTAGTTTATAACGGTAATTACAAGCTTACGGACTCTACAGAGACCACTCTTGATGTTGGTAAGATGATATTGTCACCAACACGTACTTATGCACCTGTAATACTAAAAGTTCTTGCTGAGCATTTTGATAAGATACATGGTATAATACACTGTAGTGGTGGTGGGCAAAGTAAATGTCTACATTACCTTCCAAAAGCTTTAAGAGTTGTCAAAGACAATTTATTACCTATTCCTCCGTTGTTTAGGATGATCCAAGAATCTGCAGGAACAGATTGGAAGGAGATGTACCAGGTGTTTAACATGGGGCAGCGCTTAGAGATATTTACGGACAGAGAAACTGCTGAAAGTATCATTGAAATATCAAAAGGGTTTAATATAGATGCCCAGATATCAGGATACGTTGAAGAGGCAGAACAAAAAGAAGTAGTTATTAAAAGCGAGCACGGTACATTTACTTACAATTAA
- a CDS encoding T9SS type A sorting domain-containing protein, producing the protein MQLKHLTIALLLTIACITPQKSSAAGAAGGEIIYEWLGDSTYRFFFALDQACGNGAEPTTIPLCFYNTCTNSRFTRTMTKYTGTPPSTASTNRCPNVTTNCNSITSTIQGYKTFWYATIETLPIRCQWKISTLVAGRNPATNNIDTPTNTGLYIELYFNNTIALNNSSPYYSKRSLQAVYRNRNFTINYEAKDADGDSIVTEIIHPLTSTSSCSTPTNVTYTIDTPAINIPNNPFQTGSNNFSLNPFTGLHSFTSTDTGGNSYAIRTSEYRNGVLIGSIMKEAQIQTFQPPSNFQQPVLKYKCGQTRPNLVSNGTNACIGQQLSFCFDLVTSTLGSVFRLTDNHNTTLPNANITYTRQNSDSVHVEFSWTPTTSDVGYQFFIFTVIDSSCSSPGIISTYGHVIPFYVWPAVKASSDTIINAGERALLGVTGGGNYTWAVLSGTANSLNNTNIANPIATPTTTTSYVVSSGVSNFCNNSKDTVTVTVRPPHIGTAGGEMIYEHLADSTYRFFVKLYQDCTSGSAPDSIPICLRDTCNNITLSYLMPQWQGSTGGNTPHSGGNLSCGTKTTCDSMGATVPGYKVHWYYKIVTLPSKCNSWRASTYLAGRNANSKNILSPTVTPFYLEATFNNNISNNNSSPYYSVGSIPYTFTNTTTTYNAGAIDVDGDSLVTEIIHPLTGVTNCSDTPVAVTYQSMSPAISIPSNPFQTGTTNFALNPTTGLTSFTSTTAGRNTYAIRTYEYRNGVLIGSVMKEIQVQSFTGQAPAPNNFTVGCGITMPTANNPLDLCIGQSISFCFSIYTTDTNTLLTISDNLSTAAPGATITYSGQGSHLINGTFSWTPTAESGGISNLVFTIVDSTCRPPGLLRYDAKLLPIRVWPKTNAGPDLLVCPNESVKLNATGGGLYNWTVLSGTPNSLSNTSIATPIASPLVTTTYAVVSNLNSFCANNKDTVTVDIRPSSMVTRPSINISVAPDSNISQGTAVTFTATTTNCNNPSYQWTSMGIDITGATNSSFTSNTIFDYESITCLLHCDDTCSAPRDTFSNAITIRIPTAIGSISKLEDKNIILFPNPNKGTFRIKLNKELDHKKPLQLQVINTVGQLIHTQPVTVNSGGLTEEIFIEKLPKGVYLLKLSNSVSTYKTSFLVTD; encoded by the coding sequence ATGCAATTAAAACACCTGACAATAGCCCTACTTTTAACAATTGCATGTATAACCCCTCAAAAATCTAGCGCTGCAGGAGCCGCAGGTGGTGAGATCATTTACGAGTGGCTAGGAGATTCTACCTATAGATTCTTTTTTGCACTAGACCAAGCCTGTGGTAATGGTGCCGAGCCGACAACAATACCTCTATGCTTTTATAACACTTGTACCAATAGCCGTTTTACACGTACTATGACTAAATATACAGGTACGCCACCAAGCACAGCATCTACTAATAGATGCCCTAACGTTACCACCAACTGTAATAGTATCACCTCAACAATACAAGGTTATAAAACCTTTTGGTATGCTACAATAGAAACACTTCCAATACGTTGCCAATGGAAGATATCTACACTTGTTGCAGGTAGAAACCCAGCAACTAATAACATAGATACTCCAACGAACACAGGGCTTTATATTGAATTGTATTTCAACAATACAATAGCGCTCAACAACTCTTCACCTTACTACAGCAAAAGGTCTTTACAAGCTGTTTATAGGAACAGAAATTTCACCATAAACTATGAAGCAAAAGATGCTGATGGAGACTCCATTGTAACAGAAATTATACACCCACTAACTAGCACAAGTTCATGTAGTACACCTACAAATGTGACTTATACAATTGATACACCTGCAATTAACATACCTAACAACCCTTTTCAAACAGGGTCTAATAATTTCTCATTAAACCCTTTTACGGGCCTTCACTCCTTTACTTCAACTGATACAGGAGGGAATAGTTATGCGATACGCACTAGTGAATACAGAAATGGGGTACTTATAGGCTCCATAATGAAAGAGGCTCAAATACAAACTTTTCAACCGCCATCTAACTTTCAACAACCTGTACTAAAGTATAAATGTGGCCAAACTAGACCCAACCTAGTATCAAATGGGACAAATGCATGTATTGGACAACAATTGTCTTTTTGTTTCGACTTGGTGACGAGCACACTAGGTTCTGTATTTAGGCTAACAGATAATCATAATACTACACTACCTAATGCAAACATTACCTATACGAGGCAAAATAGCGACTCTGTTCATGTTGAATTTAGTTGGACACCTACAACATCTGATGTTGGATATCAATTTTTTATTTTTACGGTGATTGATTCTAGCTGCTCTTCCCCTGGAATTATTTCAACATACGGACATGTTATCCCTTTTTATGTATGGCCTGCTGTGAAAGCTAGTTCTGATACTATTATTAACGCTGGCGAAAGAGCACTTTTAGGCGTAACAGGTGGAGGAAACTATACTTGGGCGGTATTATCTGGCACAGCCAATAGCTTAAACAACACCAATATTGCTAACCCTATAGCTACACCTACCACCACTACATCATATGTTGTATCATCAGGTGTATCCAATTTTTGCAATAATAGCAAAGACACCGTTACAGTTACTGTGCGCCCACCACATATTGGTACGGCAGGTGGAGAAATGATTTACGAACACTTGGCAGATTCTACTTATCGTTTCTTTGTAAAACTATACCAAGACTGCACTAGTGGCTCTGCTCCAGACAGCATTCCTATTTGCCTGAGAGATACTTGCAACAACATTACGCTCTCCTACCTAATGCCTCAATGGCAAGGTAGCACGGGAGGCAATACACCTCACTCTGGAGGCAACCTAAGCTGTGGTACAAAAACAACCTGCGATAGTATGGGCGCTACGGTACCAGGCTATAAGGTTCATTGGTACTACAAAATCGTAACGCTACCTTCAAAATGTAACTCTTGGAGGGCCTCTACCTATTTGGCAGGGAGAAATGCAAACAGCAAAAACATACTCTCGCCAACAGTTACTCCATTTTATTTAGAAGCTACATTCAACAATAATATTTCTAACAATAATTCTTCTCCTTACTACAGTGTAGGCTCTATACCTTATACCTTTACTAATACCACGACTACCTACAATGCAGGTGCAATAGATGTAGATGGAGACTCTTTGGTAACAGAAATAATACATCCGCTAACTGGTGTAACCAATTGTAGCGATACTCCTGTAGCTGTAACCTATCAAAGCATGTCACCTGCAATAAGCATACCATCCAATCCATTCCAAACAGGTACAACCAATTTTGCATTAAACCCAACTACAGGCCTAACAAGCTTTACCTCTACTACAGCAGGAAGAAACACCTATGCTATACGAACCTATGAATATAGAAATGGGGTTTTAATAGGCTCTGTGATGAAAGAGATACAAGTACAATCTTTTACTGGACAAGCACCTGCACCTAATAATTTCACGGTAGGTTGTGGCATCACTATGCCTACAGCAAACAATCCTCTTGACCTGTGTATTGGACAATCCATTTCCTTTTGTTTCAGTATTTACACAACAGATACCAATACGCTCTTAACAATATCAGACAACCTATCTACAGCTGCACCAGGAGCAACAATTACTTACTCAGGGCAAGGCAGCCATCTTATAAATGGCACCTTTAGCTGGACACCAACAGCAGAATCAGGAGGCATCAGTAATCTTGTGTTTACTATTGTAGATTCTACTTGCCGCCCTCCGGGTCTTTTGCGTTACGATGCTAAACTTCTACCTATAAGAGTGTGGCCAAAAACAAATGCAGGGCCCGACCTATTGGTTTGTCCTAACGAATCTGTAAAGCTCAATGCAACAGGAGGCGGGCTATATAATTGGACGGTATTATCAGGAACACCAAACAGCTTGAGTAATACCAGCATAGCTACCCCTATAGCCAGTCCTCTTGTGACTACAACCTATGCTGTTGTATCAAACCTAAATAGCTTCTGTGCCAACAATAAAGACACTGTAACTGTAGACATAAGACCATCATCAATGGTAACAAGACCTAGTATCAATATTAGTGTTGCTCCGGACAGTAATATATCACAAGGTACTGCTGTTACATTTACAGCTACTACAACCAATTGTAACAACCCATCTTACCAATGGACAAGCATGGGTATTGATATAACAGGCGCCACCAACAGTAGCTTTACGAGTAATACCATTTTTGACTACGAGTCTATAACCTGCTTATTACACTGTGACGATACTTGCTCTGCACCTCGTGACACTTTTAGCAATGCTATAACTATCCGTATACCAACAGCTATTGGTAGTATTAGCAAATTAGAGGACAAGAATATCATCCTGTTCCCTAACCCTAACAAGGGTACATTTAGGATAAAGCTGAACAAAGAGCTTGACCATAAGAAACCACTACAACTCCAGGTTATCAATACTGTTGGTCAATTGATACACACGCAGCCTGTAACCGTAAATAGCGGTGGGCTAACTGAGGAAATTTTCATAGAAAAACTACCTAAGGGCGTCTACTTACTAAAGCTATCCAATAGTGTGAGCACTTATAAAACAAGCTTCTTAGTAACAGACTAA
- a CDS encoding efflux RND transporter periplasmic adaptor subunit: MKKKTLWWIIGISAALLVLLVIVAKLKGDKGTKVAIEKATTHTIIETVTASGKIYPETEVKISPEVSGEITELTVAEGDSVYTGQLLVKINPAIYSSMVNQAQASLQETKSRAANSQKMMAQAKANYEQAKANFERNTQLYKDKVISTMEYEQLKAQFLSAKASYEASEASAEGGQYSISGASANLNQARENLRRTTIVAPTSGVISQLNVKLGERVVGTAQMAGTQILTIADMSRIEVRVEVSETDIAKVKIGDTTIVQADAYRNRKFAGIVSKVAVSSASSGTQQMSTDQVTNYTVHILILQDSYQDLSTELRQSKFVFKPGMSASVDIQTRKEDKTLSIPVNAVTTRDWPDSVQKKMNAVNDDKIRQVVFVYNKEKGKVAIRDVATGIQDNEYIQITDGLSEGEEIVIAPYGAIARTLEDESAVRIVDKELLYESKED, translated from the coding sequence ATGAAAAAGAAAACGCTTTGGTGGATAATAGGTATATCAGCTGCATTGTTGGTATTACTAGTTATTGTCGCAAAACTAAAAGGTGATAAAGGAACAAAAGTTGCCATAGAGAAGGCTACAACACATACCATTATAGAAACCGTAACTGCTAGTGGCAAGATATACCCTGAAACAGAGGTTAAAATTAGCCCCGAAGTAAGTGGTGAGATCACTGAGTTGACGGTAGCAGAAGGAGACAGCGTATATACGGGACAGCTATTGGTAAAAATCAACCCTGCGATATATAGCTCTATGGTTAATCAGGCGCAAGCTAGTCTGCAAGAGACTAAGTCGCGTGCGGCCAACTCACAAAAAATGATGGCGCAAGCCAAAGCTAATTATGAGCAAGCTAAAGCCAACTTTGAACGTAACACTCAGTTATACAAAGATAAAGTAATCTCTACTATGGAATATGAGCAACTCAAGGCTCAATTCCTAAGCGCAAAAGCATCTTACGAAGCTAGTGAAGCTAGTGCCGAAGGCGGACAGTACAGCATTAGCGGAGCCAGTGCCAACCTTAACCAAGCTAGAGAGAACTTGAGAAGAACCACTATTGTAGCCCCTACTTCAGGTGTTATATCCCAACTAAACGTAAAATTGGGCGAGCGTGTGGTAGGAACAGCACAGATGGCAGGCACACAAATACTGACCATTGCAGACATGAGCCGTATAGAAGTGCGTGTGGAAGTGAGTGAAACGGACATTGCAAAAGTTAAAATTGGAGATACCACAATTGTACAGGCAGATGCCTACCGTAATAGAAAATTTGCGGGGATCGTATCAAAAGTAGCGGTGTCCAGCGCCTCTTCAGGCACACAACAAATGAGTACCGACCAGGTCACGAACTACACGGTGCATATACTCATATTACAAGACAGCTATCAAGACCTAAGTACGGAGTTACGTCAAAGTAAATTTGTATTTAAACCCGGAATGTCTGCATCTGTAGATATACAAACAAGAAAAGAAGACAAAACCTTATCTATTCCTGTAAATGCTGTAACAACCAGAGACTGGCCTGATAGTGTACAGAAAAAGATGAACGCTGTAAATGACGACAAGATCAGACAGGTAGTTTTTGTATACAACAAAGAAAAAGGCAAAGTAGCTATTCGAGATGTAGCAACAGGCATACAGGACAATGAATACATACAGATCACCGACGGACTTAGTGAAGGTGAAGAAATAGTAATAGCTCCCTATGGTGCTATTGCCCGTACCCTTGAAGATGAAAGCGCAGTTCGTATAGTAGATAAAGAGCTACTGTATGAATCTAAAGAGGATTAA
- the metG gene encoding methionine--tRNA ligase: protein MDYKRLLITAALPYANGPIHIGHLAGCFLPADIYVRYQRAQKRDVKFVCGSDEHGVPITIRAMREGITPQEVVDRYHSMIKDSFEQMGISFDIYSRTSSDTHRATAQEFFKNLYDKGVFEEKESEQYYDINANVFLADRYIIGTCPICANENAYGDQCEKCGSTLSPDQLKNPRSALSDAPLEKRPTKHWFFPLNKYEEWLKEWIVDGKKDSWKANVYGQCKSWIDSGLHPRAMTRDSNWGVPVPLEGADGKVLYVWFDAPIGYISATKELTPNWQDYWQKEDTKLVHFIGKDNIVFHCIIFPSMLKAHGGYILPDNVPANEFLNIEGDKVSTSRNWAVWVHEYLKDFPEQQDTLRYVLCANAPENKDNDFTWKDFQDRNNNELVSIFGNFINRTFVLMHKLCGGKVPPFHKDVADDADNELMTAIKNGCKAIEQDIEHYKFRDAVYKVIDLARKGNKYMQDKEPWILAKTVGENPDNQKLIDNCLHLCLQLTANLAIVGNPFFPNTVKKMLHMMKVVDKMLDWENAGKLDLLKVGYALRAPELLFKKVEDAEIATQIEKLHANLKNTTPAVEEEKAPAHQPVKPEIVFDDFAKIDLRAGTIISAEKVKKADKLLQLEVDLGFEKRTVVSGIAMHYEPEDIIGKQVTVVVNLAPRKMRGIESQGMILMAEDADGKLIFVSPITGTAPGSEVR from the coding sequence ATGGATTATAAGCGTTTACTAATTACAGCTGCATTACCATATGCCAACGGCCCCATACATATAGGTCATTTGGCGGGCTGTTTTTTACCTGCTGATATATATGTACGCTATCAGCGTGCGCAAAAAAGAGATGTAAAATTTGTGTGTGGTAGCGATGAGCATGGTGTACCTATCACCATAAGGGCTATGCGTGAAGGTATTACCCCTCAGGAGGTAGTAGACAGATACCATAGCATGATAAAAGATAGCTTTGAACAGATGGGTATCTCTTTTGATATCTATTCCCGTACCTCTTCAGATACACACAGGGCTACAGCACAAGAGTTCTTTAAAAACCTATACGATAAAGGTGTATTTGAAGAAAAAGAAAGTGAACAATACTACGACATCAATGCTAATGTATTCTTAGCAGACAGATATATCATTGGTACATGTCCTATTTGCGCTAATGAAAATGCCTATGGTGACCAATGTGAGAAATGTGGTTCTACCCTTTCTCCCGACCAACTAAAAAACCCTCGTAGTGCCCTAAGTGATGCTCCATTGGAGAAACGACCAACTAAACACTGGTTCTTCCCGTTGAATAAATACGAAGAGTGGTTGAAAGAATGGATAGTAGATGGTAAAAAAGATAGCTGGAAGGCGAACGTGTACGGACAATGTAAAAGCTGGATAGATAGTGGACTGCACCCACGTGCCATGACAAGAGATAGCAACTGGGGTGTTCCTGTACCGCTTGAAGGAGCGGATGGAAAAGTACTTTACGTATGGTTTGATGCACCTATTGGGTACATCAGCGCTACCAAAGAGCTAACCCCTAACTGGCAAGACTACTGGCAAAAAGAGGACACAAAACTGGTACATTTCATTGGAAAGGATAATATCGTTTTCCACTGTATTATATTCCCTTCTATGCTAAAGGCTCATGGTGGTTATATACTACCTGACAATGTACCTGCTAATGAGTTCTTGAATATAGAAGGTGATAAAGTATCTACCTCTCGCAACTGGGCAGTATGGGTGCATGAATATTTGAAAGACTTCCCTGAGCAACAAGACACCTTGAGGTATGTGCTTTGTGCCAACGCACCTGAAAATAAAGACAACGACTTTACCTGGAAGGATTTTCAGGACAGAAACAACAATGAATTGGTCTCTATCTTCGGCAACTTCATCAACCGCACATTTGTGTTAATGCATAAACTATGTGGTGGTAAAGTTCCTCCTTTCCATAAAGATGTGGCAGACGATGCTGATAACGAATTGATGACTGCCATTAAGAATGGCTGCAAAGCTATTGAACAAGATATTGAGCACTATAAGTTCCGCGATGCTGTATACAAGGTAATAGACCTTGCAAGAAAGGGTAATAAGTACATGCAAGACAAAGAGCCATGGATACTTGCAAAAACAGTTGGAGAAAACCCTGACAATCAAAAGCTGATCGACAACTGCTTACACCTATGCTTGCAGCTTACCGCAAACCTTGCCATTGTGGGTAACCCATTCTTCCCTAATACAGTGAAGAAAATGTTACATATGATGAAGGTAGTAGACAAAATGCTGGACTGGGAAAATGCAGGCAAACTAGATCTGCTAAAAGTGGGTTATGCACTTAGGGCTCCAGAACTACTCTTCAAAAAAGTAGAAGATGCTGAAATAGCTACTCAAATTGAAAAGCTACATGCTAACTTAAAAAATACTACCCCTGCTGTGGAAGAAGAAAAAGCACCTGCACATCAACCGGTAAAACCTGAAATTGTCTTTGACGATTTTGCTAAGATAGACCTACGTGCGGGAACTATTATTAGTGCCGAGAAAGTAAAAAAAGCAGATAAACTGCTCCAGCTAGAAGTAGATCTTGGTTTTGAGAAAAGAACCGTAGTTTCGGGTATTGCTATGCATTATGAGCCTGAAGATATTATTGGCAAACAAGTGACTGTAGTTGTTAACCTTGCTCCGAGAAAGATGAGAGGTATTGAGAGTCAGGGTATGATCTTGATGGCTGAGGATGCTGATGGAAAGTTAATTTTTGTATCACCTATAACAGGTACTGCCCCAGGAAGTGAAGTACGTTAG